In Elaeis guineensis isolate ETL-2024a chromosome 1, EG11, whole genome shotgun sequence, a genomic segment contains:
- the LOC105039697 gene encoding uncharacterized protein: MQRSKPRTLLSPFLSHGSLRKKGKILQREREKRMAFLFPKISSSPLLVLPHPNPSQNNPSRLLLSSSALTKLEPQPVRDATREKHPALHGKFPAALQETKKKNEKNNSNKDDFYLNLGLAVRTLRDELPFLFSKDLNYDIYRDDITFVDPLSTFHGIENYKLIFWALRFHGRILFREIGLEIFRVWQPSENMILIRWELQGVPRVPWEARGRFQGTSRYRLDRNGKIYEHKVDNLAFNFPRTVVGPVTVMDLVAATCPPSPNLTFRGVAVEGSGVLGSCSWVELYRAVRRTVEQEEQVLVGIGMENFVTCS, encoded by the exons ATGCAACGTTCGAAGCCACGAAcacttctctctccctttctcagcCATGGAAGTCTGAGAAAGAAGGGAAAAAtattacagagagagagagagaagagaatggCCTTCCTTTTTCCCAAAATCTCTTCTTCTCCCCTCCTAGTCCTCCCCCATCCGAACCCTTCCCAAAATAACCCTTCTCggctcctcctctcttcttccgcTCTCACCAAGCTCGAGCCCCAGCCCGTGCGCGATGCCACGCGCGAGAAGCACCCCGCGTTGCACGGAAAGTTCCCCGCCGCGTTGCAAGAAACCAAGAAGAAGAACGAGAAGAACAACAGCAACAAGGACGACTTCTACCTCAACCTCGGCCTCGCCGTCCGCACCCTCCGCGACGAGCTCCCCTTCCTTTTCTCGAAAGACCTCAATTACGACATCTACCG GGATGATATCACCTTCGTCGATCCGCTTAGTACCTTTCATGGAATCGAGAACTATAAATTGATCTTCTGGGCGCTCCGATTCCATGGCCGGATATTGTTTAGGGAGATTGGGTTGGAGATTTTTCGGGTCTGGCAGCCGTCGGAGAACATGATCTTGATCCGGTGGGAGCTGCAGGGGGTCCCGCGGGTGCCGTGGGAGGCGAGGGGACGGTTTCAGGGGACGTCGAGGTATAGATTGGATCGGAATGGGAAGATATATGAGCACAAAGTTGATAACTTGGCGTTCAACTTCCCCCGGACGGTGGTCGGGCCAGTGACCGTGATGGATTTGGTGGCTGCCACGTGCCCGCCGAGCCCCAATTTGACGTTTCGGGGGGTGGCTGTTGAGGGTTCTGGGGTTCTAGGGTCGTGTTCGTGGGTAGAGCTTTATCGGGCAGTTAGGAGGACTGTGGAGCAAGAGGAACAGGTTCTGGTGGGGATTGGTATGGAGAATTTTGTCACTTGTTCATAG